One genomic window of Polyodon spathula isolate WHYD16114869_AA chromosome 8, ASM1765450v1, whole genome shotgun sequence includes the following:
- the LOC121319104 gene encoding tumor necrosis factor-inducible gene 6 protein-like, which translates to MWTIYSTSGKKILLEVVDFLTEDTHGCNWDRLDIYDGPTAVSKLLASLCGEQSPMKLISSSSFVALKFKTDSSAGARGFRIKYSETEDVGLSTRTDILQSREDKCKDRCSWPFHLGRGAHCYLAPDQHIVLNVLT; encoded by the exons ATGTGGACCATCTACTCCACATCAGGAAAAAAGATCCTGCTAGAGGTAGTGGATTTCCTCACTGAGGACACCCATGGATGCAACTGGGATCGCTTGGATATTTATGATGGACCGACTGCAGTTTCCAAATTGCTGG CTTCCTTGTGTGGTGAACAAAGCCCAATGAAGCTAATATCCAGTAGCAGCTTTGTGGCCCTGAAGTTCAAGACTGATTCTAGTGCTGGAGCAAGGGGGTTCAGGATCAAGTATTCAGAAACGGAGGATGTTGGTCTCAGCACCCGAACTGATATCTTGCAGAGCAGGGAAGACAAGTGTAAGGATAGATGTTCCTGGCCTTTTCATTTGGGGCGGGGGGCACACTGTTACCTGGCACCTGACCAACACATTGTCTTAAATGTACTAACATGA